In Rutidosis leptorrhynchoides isolate AG116_Rl617_1_P2 chromosome 2, CSIRO_AGI_Rlap_v1, whole genome shotgun sequence, one genomic interval encodes:
- the LOC139889552 gene encoding trihelix transcription factor PTL-like, translating into MDHNRYGQPTFTTGNNPSLHFHSTIPSLVSDVPFVMHNVLNPNPTLLPHNFHDTTTASSPPPPTTYSPQTGWNGCFTGGINLNQGTNNYAQSTTTIRWPRQETLTLLEIRSRLDHCFKEATSSNHKAPLWDEISRIMNDEYGYQRSGRKCKEKFENLYKYYKKTKEGKVGKNDGKHYRFFRQLDALFGDHQNTNTNVVVDPSSQSNNSSEYGNPSNEKSQSCDYKFQKKDLIATIEESIELHLSKLMVKQEEWSKKIMCTIEHKEKERMVLEEECRKQEWARLDQEYEAWASHVARIKSRDKSLLESLQTLIRVRSIGPSCYRNVNSKENVCLSDQDKCKGWNEHEISSLIHIRASKECKFQDVDQEHETQIWEEVGFELSLLGYNRSVDDCKATWDKICVDFNTTKLNCESSSKDASSKTSKGNAMNVDGERSWGTM; encoded by the exons ATGGACCATAACCGATACGGTCAACCCACGTTCACCACCGGCAATAACCCAAGTCTCCATTTTCACTCAACAATTCCCTCACTAGTCTCCGATGTACCATTTGTCATGCACAATGTACTAAACCCTAATCCAACACTACTACCTCATAATTTTCATGATACTACCACCGCTTCTTCTCCACCACCGCCGACTACGTATTCACCTCAAACCGGATGGAACGGCTGCTTTACCGGTGGGATCAACTTGAACCAAGGTACAAACAACTATGCACAAAGTACTACTACCATTAGATGGCCAAGACAAGAAACACTTACACTTCTTGAGATCAGATCTCGGCTTGACCATTGTTTTAAAGAGGCTACTTCTTCAAATCATAAAGCCCCTTTATGGGATGAAATCTCTAG gATAATGAACGATGAATATGGGTACCAAAGAAGTGGCAGAAAATGCAAAGAAAAGTTTGAGAATTTATACAAGTATTATAAGAAGACTAAAGAGGGTAAAGTTGGTAAAAATGATGGCAAACACTATCGATTTTTTCGACAGCTTGATGCTCTTTTTGGAGATCATCAGAATACGAATACAAATGTCGTTGTTGATCCAAGTAGTCAATCGAATAATTCTTCTGAATATGGTAACCCATCTAATGAAAAGAGCCAAAGTTGTGATTATAAGTTCCAAAAGAAGGATTTAATAGCTACAATTGAGGAGTCAATCGAGTTACACTTGAGTAAACTAATGGTTAAACAAGAAGAATGGAGCAAAAAGATTATGTGCACAATTGAGCATAAAGAGAAAGAAAGGATGGTTTTAGAGGAAGAGTGTAGAAAACAAGAATGGGCTAGATTGGATCAAGAATATGAAGCTTGGGCTAGCCATGTAGCTCGTATTAAAAGCCGTGATAAATCTTTACTTGAATCTTtacaaaccctaattagggttagatcGATTGGGCCAAGTTGTTATAGAAACGTGAATTCGAAAGAAAATGTGTGTTTGAGTGATCAAGATAAATGTAAAGGCTGGAATGAACATGAGATATCTAGCTTAATTCATATTCGAGCAAGCAAAGAATGCAAATTTCAAGATGTTGATCAAGAACATGAAACACAAATTTGGGAGGAAGTAGGTTTTGAATTGTCATTATTGGGATACAATCGAAGTGTAGATGATTGTAAGGCAACTTGGGATAAGATTTGTGTCGACTTTAATACAACGAAGTTGAATTGTGAGAGTTCGAGTAAAGATGCTTCTTCAAAAACTAGCAAGGGCAATGCGATGAACGTCGATGGCGAACGGTCATGGGGAACTATGTAA